DNA sequence from the Rhodothermales bacterium genome:
AAGTAGGCCCGCAGCTCGCGTTTCGTCAAGATCCATGTCTCGTGCATGTTGGTCGCGCCTAAGCGGCTTCTTCGGTTGTTGTGAGCTGGCGGAACACGTCCTCAAGGTTGGCCCGGTCACGATACAACTCTGTCAGCGCCCAGCCTTCAGATACAGCCAGTGCGAACAGTACGGATCTGTAGTCCGACTCTCCGTCGGCGGTGAGGGACCAGACAACCTCACCATCGGCGAGTGACCGCCGATCGGTAATTCGTATCCCCTCTATCGTAGCGAGCTTCGCGTCTACGTCAGTCGACGGTCGATGAATCCCGAATTGAAGGCGCTGACCCCCTGCAAACGTTGCCAGCAGAGCGTCGGGCGTGCCGTCGGCAACGAGCTTTCCCTCGTTGATGATCAGCACACGATCGCACGACGCCTGAACCTCCGAGAGAATGTGGGTCGACAGGATAACGGTTTTCCGCTGTCCGACGGTCTTAATCAACTCCCGGATGTCTACGATCTGGTTCGGATCCAGACCCGAGGTCGGCTCGTCAAGGATCAGGATGGGTGGATCGTGTATCATCGCCTGGGCAAGTCCGACGCGTTGACGAAAGCCTTTTGAGAGCGCTTCTATCCTTTTTCCCAACACGGTCTCGAGACCGCACACATCGATCATCTCAGCGAGCCGACCCGACTGCTCCGACGACGGTATGCTCCGCATGTCGGCGATAAACCGGAGG
Encoded proteins:
- a CDS encoding ATP-binding cassette domain-containing protein, giving the protein MIEVRKLTKKYGAERAVDDISFNVDQGEVLGFLGPNGAGKSTTMKVITCFLPPSEGTVIVDGEDVRKEGLHVRRKIGYLPENTPLYHDMTTYDYLRFIADMRSIPSSEQSGRLAEMIDVCGLETVLGKRIEALSKGFRQRVGLAQAMIHDPPILILDEPTSGLDPNQIVDIRELIKTVGQRKTVILSTHILSEVQASCDRVLIINEGKLVADGTPDALLATFAGGQRLQFGIHRPSTDVDAKLATIEGIRITDRRSLADGEVVWSLTADGESDYRSVLFALAVSEGWALTELYRDRANLEDVFRQLTTTEEAA